A single window of Gimesia chilikensis DNA harbors:
- a CDS encoding outer membrane protein assembly factor BamB family protein, translating into MIRAAASCCLLPLRICLVLIVCTTTALQAEDWLQLKGSHTHSGNVADRKIETPLSLTAAIPLTDALFTSPVISHNKVFVIDGSGVVFAIDTKTNNVVWKFATRGGAGNCNNVASPAVIDDYLHVGTTAGYYYVLNVNDGTVVKEIDCQEPIFSAPAVKDDRVYFATLGAQVYAVKPAGDVIWTWDFVKEVVDFDGNRWSGADWLKHRKDRVTWRDHFVCSRDICLTGNSIVIPAGGRTVFLEDTGTAPRLQVVGEIPKYAGSEYPATFGQSADEAGNVFVQWHRRDNAGRVEVMRLKDGKIEADYVKGTQTSIRDPGLLSFASVSIRGNDVYRVRPEAGLGLCRHKLDDESTEVLCEAPSVASPVLTEKYAIYGGLDGKLYVVPLAGGDAVTFSTAFDAPITASVAVADQKIYVPCEDGYLYVLQADGKTPTEQSPLPDQDLLVWKIRSPLTGPLADPQFNWYTNYGDFGGTNANEQGLKPPLRMRWARRLEGTVKHLPVCGGGRLYTHTAEGQIIAYEQDTGRLLWRRYWPDVYLSFTSPLYINEKLLIPQAGIKKSRMRCLDAATGEMLWEAPFTGSPSWSRQFPPVVHGNIAIYASGSGEYAPQGTEKAFTFGGKPVETPDGREVMSWIYSNDNPYYPKDHRPRIWAWDLDTGKVVWEKDFSEYGRGGNDCGIAILDGKLYYSTFFGYASSQRRRRGLPVENNGITACLDPKTGEVIWLTNKYYVTSKCTLSARDGRVYIGGYNRANESTQDRFVWCLDAKDGSLVWQSDAVTSALNVVTVGKDYIFSNALRGKGNVFDHKTGKVVSSIGHNYACCRFTLSEPYVLGANMDMIDLSDEGKLVSTGPAIDSRECLGAVVSNGRIFYTSQASGFIVSQTYGEASHKLPAIWERP; encoded by the coding sequence ATGATAAGAGCCGCCGCCAGCTGTTGTCTACTTCCGCTTCGTATCTGCCTGGTGCTGATCGTCTGCACGACAACCGCGCTTCAGGCCGAAGACTGGCTGCAGCTGAAAGGGTCCCACACACACTCTGGCAACGTCGCTGACCGTAAAATCGAAACACCTCTCTCTCTCACAGCTGCGATCCCTCTGACCGATGCCCTGTTTACCTCGCCGGTCATCAGCCACAACAAAGTCTTCGTGATCGATGGCTCGGGCGTTGTCTTCGCCATAGATACGAAGACCAACAACGTCGTCTGGAAATTCGCAACCCGAGGCGGCGCAGGCAACTGTAATAATGTCGCTTCCCCTGCCGTCATTGATGACTATCTCCACGTCGGCACCACCGCTGGTTACTATTATGTATTGAATGTGAATGACGGTACCGTAGTCAAAGAAATCGACTGCCAGGAACCGATTTTCTCTGCCCCCGCCGTGAAAGATGATCGCGTTTACTTCGCCACGCTTGGTGCGCAGGTCTATGCCGTCAAACCGGCAGGTGACGTCATCTGGACCTGGGACTTCGTCAAAGAAGTCGTCGACTTCGACGGCAACCGCTGGAGCGGTGCTGACTGGCTCAAACACCGAAAAGACCGAGTCACCTGGCGCGATCACTTTGTCTGCTCGCGTGATATCTGTCTTACTGGAAACAGCATTGTCATCCCCGCCGGTGGTCGCACCGTTTTCCTTGAAGACACAGGGACCGCCCCCCGTCTGCAGGTCGTTGGCGAAATCCCCAAGTACGCTGGATCGGAGTACCCCGCAACCTTTGGGCAAAGTGCCGATGAAGCTGGCAACGTCTTCGTGCAGTGGCATCGCCGTGATAACGCGGGCCGTGTTGAAGTCATGCGACTGAAAGACGGAAAAATCGAAGCCGACTACGTCAAAGGAACTCAGACCTCGATTCGGGATCCCGGTCTGCTGAGCTTTGCTTCCGTCAGTATTCGGGGAAATGATGTCTACCGTGTGCGACCCGAAGCGGGACTCGGACTTTGTCGTCACAAACTCGATGACGAATCTACAGAAGTTCTCTGCGAAGCCCCCTCGGTTGCCTCTCCGGTCCTGACTGAAAAATATGCAATCTACGGTGGCCTGGACGGAAAACTCTATGTTGTCCCTCTTGCCGGTGGAGACGCTGTCACGTTCAGCACTGCATTCGACGCCCCGATCACCGCTTCGGTTGCGGTCGCCGATCAGAAAATCTACGTCCCCTGTGAAGATGGATATCTCTACGTCCTGCAGGCCGATGGTAAAACGCCAACCGAACAGTCTCCCCTGCCCGATCAGGACCTGCTGGTCTGGAAAATCCGCAGTCCCCTCACCGGTCCGCTGGCAGATCCCCAGTTTAACTGGTACACCAATTACGGCGACTTCGGGGGCACCAACGCCAACGAACAAGGCTTGAAGCCCCCCTTGAGAATGCGCTGGGCTCGTCGTCTGGAAGGGACGGTCAAACATCTGCCCGTCTGTGGCGGAGGTCGTCTTTATACCCACACCGCCGAAGGCCAGATCATTGCCTACGAACAGGACACCGGACGTCTGCTCTGGAGACGTTATTGGCCCGACGTTTACCTCTCCTTTACCTCCCCACTCTATATCAATGAGAAACTGCTGATTCCGCAGGCCGGTATCAAAAAATCCCGCATGCGCTGTCTTGATGCCGCTACGGGAGAGATGCTCTGGGAAGCCCCCTTTACGGGATCTCCCAGTTGGAGCCGCCAGTTCCCGCCCGTGGTACACGGTAACATCGCCATCTATGCTTCCGGCTCTGGAGAGTATGCTCCCCAGGGAACCGAGAAAGCCTTCACCTTTGGCGGCAAACCGGTTGAAACCCCCGATGGCCGCGAAGTGATGAGCTGGATCTATTCCAACGACAACCCCTACTACCCTAAAGATCACCGTCCCCGCATCTGGGCCTGGGATCTGGATACCGGTAAAGTCGTCTGGGAAAAAGATTTCTCCGAGTACGGACGCGGCGGCAACGACTGTGGCATCGCCATCCTGGACGGCAAGCTCTATTACTCGACCTTCTTCGGTTATGCCAGCAGTCAACGCAGACGCCGTGGCTTGCCCGTTGAAAACAACGGCATCACCGCCTGCCTGGATCCCAAAACAGGCGAAGTGATCTGGCTGACCAATAAGTATTATGTCACTTCGAAATGCACACTGAGCGCCCGCGACGGCCGGGTTTATATCGGCGGCTATAATCGCGCCAATGAAAGTACCCAGGACCGTTTCGTCTGGTGCTTGGATGCCAAAGATGGCTCCCTGGTCTGGCAGTCTGATGCCGTCACCTCTGCACTCAACGTGGTGACCGTTGGAAAGGATTACATTTTCTCCAATGCCCTCCGCGGCAAAGGAAATGTCTTCGACCATAAAACAGGCAAAGTCGTCAGCAGCATCGGTCACAACTATGCCTGTTGTCGTTTTACCCTCTCCGAACCTTATGTGCTCGGAGCCAACATGGACATGATTGACCTGTCTGACGAAGGCAAGCTGGTCTCGACGGGGCCCGCCATCGATTCGCGGGAGTGCCTGGGAGCCGTAGTCTCCAACGGACGGATCTTTTACACGTCGCAGGCCAGTGGATTTATCGTCTCCCAGACCTACGGCGAAGCGTCCCACAAACTGCCCGCGATCTGGGAACGCCCCTGA
- a CDS encoding sulfatase family protein, whose translation MRCFPRSVVLQTLVCLCLLLSVSHRPLCAADVPQHPNIVVVLVDDLRWDELGCMGHPFVRTPHIDRIAREGARFRNAFCSTPLCSPVRACLLTGRYTHNHGILDNINRSEHSHTLKTFPQTLQKAGYQTAYVGKWHMGNDDTARPGFDYWVSMKGQGTSFDPVLNINGERKQFEGHTTDVLNQKANEFLEQNQDKPFCLYIAQKALHPELTQRDDGSITDPSAAKFMPAKRHENLYSDAAIPRRLNVLDDLEGKTALQRKISGLPPLSQKTGTSDEVIRDRLRMLAGIDEGVGMLLDLLEKQGRLDQTVFVFTSDHGYWYGEHGLSVERRLPYEEGIRVPLLVRFPPLVKAGTLVDEFAVSVDLAPTMVDLAHVKSDQKYDGRSLVPLLKGEHPTDWRKSILVEYNSDTVFPRLDRMGYKAVRTPRWKLIQFNELEGMDELYDVQNDPYEFKNVIDQPENEKVVKQLQAELKRLMQ comes from the coding sequence GTGAGATGTTTTCCCCGGAGCGTGGTGTTACAGACCCTGGTCTGCCTGTGCCTTTTGTTATCAGTTTCCCACCGTCCGCTCTGTGCGGCCGATGTTCCTCAACACCCGAATATTGTTGTCGTACTGGTGGACGATCTGCGGTGGGACGAACTGGGGTGCATGGGGCATCCGTTTGTCAGAACACCTCACATTGACCGAATCGCCCGGGAAGGGGCCCGCTTTCGCAACGCGTTCTGCTCGACCCCCCTCTGCTCGCCGGTCCGAGCCTGCCTGTTGACGGGGCGGTATACTCACAATCATGGCATTCTGGATAATATCAATCGGAGCGAACACAGCCATACGCTCAAAACGTTTCCCCAGACACTGCAAAAAGCGGGCTACCAGACAGCCTATGTGGGTAAGTGGCACATGGGTAATGACGATACGGCCCGCCCCGGCTTTGATTACTGGGTAAGCATGAAAGGGCAGGGGACATCATTCGACCCGGTTTTGAATATCAATGGAGAGCGGAAACAGTTTGAGGGACACACAACTGATGTGTTGAATCAAAAAGCGAATGAATTTCTGGAGCAGAATCAGGACAAACCCTTCTGCCTGTATATCGCCCAGAAAGCACTCCATCCCGAGCTGACACAGCGGGATGATGGAAGTATTACCGATCCCTCCGCCGCGAAGTTTATGCCGGCGAAGCGTCACGAAAACCTTTACAGCGATGCCGCGATTCCCCGCCGTTTAAATGTGCTGGACGACCTGGAAGGAAAGACGGCGTTACAGAGAAAGATTTCCGGTCTGCCCCCTCTCAGTCAGAAGACAGGGACTAGTGATGAGGTCATCCGGGATCGTCTGCGGATGCTGGCCGGCATCGATGAGGGGGTGGGCATGTTACTGGATCTCCTGGAGAAACAGGGGCGTCTTGATCAGACCGTGTTTGTCTTCACCAGCGATCACGGTTACTGGTACGGCGAACATGGCTTGAGTGTGGAGCGTCGGCTGCCTTACGAAGAAGGAATCCGCGTGCCACTGCTGGTCCGGTTTCCTCCCCTGGTCAAAGCCGGAACGCTGGTGGATGAGTTTGCTGTGAGTGTTGACCTGGCTCCCACGATGGTAGATCTGGCACACGTCAAGTCAGATCAGAAATATGACGGACGCAGCCTGGTACCTCTGCTCAAGGGAGAGCATCCAACTGACTGGCGCAAATCCATTCTGGTCGAGTACAACAGTGACACGGTCTTTCCCCGACTGGACCGCATGGGGTACAAGGCAGTACGCACCCCTCGCTGGAAATTGATTCAGTTCAATGAACTGGAAGGGATGGACGAACTGTATGATGTGCAGAACGATCCCTACGAGTTCAAAAATGTGATCGATCAGCCGGAAAACGAAAAAGTGGTCAAGCAACTGCAGGCAGAGCTGAAACGACTGATGCAGTAG
- a CDS encoding DUF1501 domain-containing protein yields the protein MRDLLSKLDGQGRRQFLEYAAKSALGVSVLPMFNNIVNAAPAKKKGDKTQGKGGKAKRLIYLYMAGAMTHLDTFDLKPGHKNQGETKGIKTNVAGAQISEHLPTLAENFDKMAVINSMYTETGAHGPGEYLMRTSYKEIASTRHPSMGPWIQKFNGRQNKNLPDTVLISSPARHPSSGFFDPSFSPLPIGDPNRGLENTDAPSYLSDNSFEKRMNLINKFDQKFQKKFKNESVVAYTDFYSQATNLLSSDELKAFDLNEEKAEDRDRYGRNSFGQGCMLARRLVENNVRCVEVTFGGWDMHRDIYDDNILPNKTGILDKALGNLLQDLSDRGLLDETLVVLTTEFGRTPVINQNAGRDHHPGVFSAALMGGGIKGGQFYGKSDKGGQSVETDGVLPADFNATIATALGLPIDKEIFSPNGRPFKVAHDGDPVLKLL from the coding sequence ATGCGAGACTTACTCTCAAAACTGGATGGACAGGGACGTCGGCAGTTTCTTGAATACGCGGCCAAATCCGCGCTGGGAGTCAGCGTGCTTCCGATGTTTAATAACATCGTAAACGCAGCTCCTGCCAAGAAAAAAGGTGACAAGACTCAAGGTAAAGGTGGCAAAGCCAAACGCCTGATCTATCTCTACATGGCTGGCGCCATGACGCACCTGGATACTTTCGACCTGAAACCGGGCCATAAAAACCAGGGAGAAACCAAGGGAATCAAAACCAACGTCGCCGGTGCCCAGATTTCGGAACACCTGCCGACCCTGGCAGAAAATTTCGACAAGATGGCCGTCATCAATTCCATGTACACGGAAACTGGAGCCCATGGTCCCGGGGAATACTTGATGCGGACCAGCTACAAGGAAATCGCTTCGACCCGGCACCCCAGCATGGGTCCCTGGATTCAGAAATTCAATGGACGTCAAAACAAGAACCTGCCGGATACCGTGCTCATCAGTTCGCCCGCACGGCACCCCAGCTCCGGCTTCTTCGATCCCTCTTTCAGCCCGCTGCCGATTGGCGATCCCAACCGGGGACTGGAAAATACTGACGCTCCTTCGTATCTCTCAGATAACTCCTTCGAAAAACGCATGAACCTGATCAACAAATTCGATCAGAAGTTTCAGAAGAAGTTTAAGAATGAAAGCGTTGTCGCTTACACCGACTTCTATTCACAGGCAACAAACCTGCTGTCCAGCGATGAGCTGAAAGCATTTGACCTGAATGAAGAAAAAGCCGAAGACCGGGACCGCTATGGTCGCAACTCCTTCGGACAGGGTTGTATGCTGGCCCGTCGTCTCGTGGAAAACAATGTCCGCTGCGTCGAAGTCACTTTCGGTGGCTGGGACATGCACCGCGACATCTATGATGATAACATCCTGCCCAACAAGACAGGTATCCTTGATAAAGCACTCGGAAATCTGCTTCAGGATCTCTCCGACCGCGGCCTGCTCGACGAGACCCTCGTTGTGCTCACCACCGAATTCGGTCGAACCCCGGTAATCAACCAGAATGCCGGCCGTGACCATCACCCCGGAGTCTTCTCAGCAGCTCTGATGGGTGGCGGCATCAAGGGTGGTCAATTCTACGGTAAATCGGATAAAGGTGGACAAAGTGTCGAAACGGACGGCGTACTTCCGGCTGACTTCAATGCCACCATCGCCACTGCCCTGGGACTTCCCATCGACAAGGAAATCTTCTCCCCCAACGGTCGCCCCTTCAAGGTGGCCCACGATGGCGATCCGGTACTGAAACTGCTCTAA
- a CDS encoding DUF1549 domain-containing protein produces MSGEQVRNRAGFAWFGKLSASCLVVLAILVVTSLPDSEAAPRRKPVRKKPAEKKEEPLPPRFMVKSKPVDPVKQASALRSAEEIDRLVEANYKKYNVKPNPMTDDAQFLRRIYLDITGTIPTYRETKYFLASRHPEKRQRLIDRLLDSDGYASHYYNYWADVLRYTDRLNNNVDGAPYRQWIKQSLAENKPWDKMVSEMITAEGLIWENPATGYMQRDSGMPLDNMNNTVRIFLGTRIGCAQCHDHPFDRWKQKEFYEMAAFTFGTSTRASGGDKRYYMDGDPNRRLRKEYQDLDQDEKDRRRNQGRFNRMIRVNMMVVNDQANRKIRLPHDYAYSDAKPQSVVEPKTIFGEAVVMKPGETPREAFARWMVSKNNPRFAKTIANRLWKQAFGRGQIEPVDDMMDDTVAENPELMKHLEAEIKRLNFDMKEYLRILYNTKTYQRQASTEDVPLSEYYHFPGPVLRRMTAEQAWDSFLTLAVVKPEEYRELPAEMETEIISVDLNKASAREVLDADEQKREEIDRTRYKREKKYKYKGQLLARASELPSPVSPSHFLRTFGQSDRELISASSDSGSVPQVLFMFNGPVTHMMLEKGSTIYNNVIESKSLKEGIEVVFMTILNRYPDSDELKLAMEEIETNGAAGYGNVIWALVNTREFLFIQ; encoded by the coding sequence ATGTCAGGAGAACAAGTCCGTAACCGCGCAGGTTTTGCGTGGTTTGGTAAGCTGAGTGCAAGTTGTCTTGTGGTATTGGCAATACTGGTGGTTACCAGCCTGCCCGATTCGGAAGCTGCCCCGCGTAGAAAACCCGTCCGAAAGAAACCGGCAGAGAAAAAAGAAGAACCGCTGCCGCCGCGTTTCATGGTCAAGTCGAAACCCGTCGATCCCGTGAAACAGGCTTCCGCCCTGCGTTCAGCTGAGGAAATCGATCGTCTGGTAGAAGCCAACTACAAGAAATACAACGTCAAACCCAATCCGATGACTGACGACGCGCAGTTTCTGCGTCGCATCTACCTGGACATTACGGGCACCATTCCCACCTACAGGGAAACCAAGTACTTCCTCGCTTCTCGCCATCCCGAGAAACGTCAGCGGCTCATCGACCGTCTGCTGGACAGCGATGGCTACGCCAGCCACTACTACAATTACTGGGCTGACGTTCTGCGTTATACCGACCGTCTGAACAACAACGTCGACGGTGCTCCCTACCGGCAGTGGATCAAACAGTCTCTGGCCGAAAATAAGCCCTGGGACAAAATGGTTTCTGAAATGATCACCGCCGAAGGTTTGATCTGGGAAAACCCCGCCACCGGCTACATGCAGCGTGATTCCGGTATGCCCCTGGACAACATGAATAACACCGTTCGAATTTTCCTGGGAACCCGCATCGGCTGTGCTCAGTGCCACGATCACCCCTTCGATCGCTGGAAGCAGAAAGAATTCTACGAAATGGCCGCCTTCACCTTTGGAACGTCAACACGTGCCAGCGGCGGTGACAAACGCTACTACATGGATGGCGATCCCAATCGTCGTCTCCGTAAAGAATACCAGGATCTCGATCAGGATGAAAAGGATCGTCGCCGCAATCAGGGACGATTCAACCGTATGATCCGGGTCAATATGATGGTCGTGAACGACCAGGCCAATCGCAAGATTCGTCTGCCCCACGACTATGCCTACAGCGACGCCAAACCGCAATCGGTTGTTGAGCCGAAAACAATCTTTGGTGAAGCCGTTGTCATGAAACCCGGAGAAACTCCCCGCGAAGCCTTCGCCCGCTGGATGGTATCCAAAAACAATCCACGTTTCGCCAAGACCATCGCCAACCGGCTCTGGAAACAGGCCTTTGGACGCGGACAGATCGAACCCGTCGATGACATGATGGACGATACCGTCGCAGAGAACCCCGAACTGATGAAGCATCTCGAAGCTGAGATAAAACGACTCAACTTCGACATGAAAGAGTACCTGCGAATTCTGTACAATACCAAAACCTATCAGCGGCAGGCCTCCACGGAAGATGTACCGCTCAGCGAGTACTACCACTTCCCCGGCCCGGTACTGCGTCGTATGACTGCAGAGCAGGCCTGGGATTCCTTCCTGACCCTGGCTGTCGTCAAACCGGAAGAATACCGCGAACTGCCTGCGGAAATGGAAACGGAAATCATTTCTGTCGATCTGAATAAGGCTTCCGCCCGGGAAGTCCTCGACGCAGATGAACAGAAACGGGAAGAGATTGACCGCACCCGTTACAAACGGGAAAAGAAGTACAAGTACAAAGGTCAGTTGCTGGCACGGGCCTCGGAGCTGCCGTCTCCCGTTTCTCCCAGCCACTTCCTGCGTACGTTCGGTCAGTCGGATCGCGAACTGATTTCAGCCTCCTCCGATAGCGGCTCAGTACCACAGGTCCTGTTCATGTTCAACGGTCCTGTGACCCACATGATGCTCGAAAAAGGCTCTACGATTTATAACAACGTGATTGAGTCCAAATCGCTCAAGGAAGGGATCGAAGTCGTCTTCATGACCATTCTGAATCGTTACCCCGACAGCGATGAACTCAAACTCGCGATGGAGGAAATCGAAACCAACGGCGCCGCCGGTTACGGAAACGTGATCTGGGCACTCGTGAATACTCGAGAGTTCCTGTTCATTCAGTAA